The DNA sequence ACAACTTCAATAAAATATTTGACTTTTGTCGCAAAAGAAAATACTTTATGGGCATGATCGATTCCAGGCTGGCACAACCCCCGCTGCAGGGACCGGAGATCCTGGCCCTGAAGCACTTGTTTGAAAAAAACCACTGGCTGATCCGCATCCGCATGTTTTATCCCGTCTTCATCATGCTCTTTTTTCTGTCCTACAATTTCCTGGCCGGGAGCTCGCTGATCAGCTGGCAAAACGCCCTACTGGTTTTTCTGCTGCCGGTCATCGTCAACCTGCTGTTTTATCTCGATGTCCGCCAGAAGGAAAAATCAACCGAGCGCCAGGTGAGCTACGATCAGTTGCTGTCATCTATCTCTAGGCAGCTCTTCTTCGACCTAGTCGCCATTGCCCTGATCGTTTTTTTTTCCGGCGGCCTGGACAGCCCGATCATCGCCATGTTCATCGTCTACATCATGATCGCCACTTTCCTGACCGACTACCACATGGCCTTCCGCATCACCCTGACCGTCATCGTTCTCCTGCTGCTGATCACCGTGCTGCAAAAAGGCGAAACTTTTTTCTACAGCCAGCAGATCATGGCCATGCTGACCTTCGACATCATGTTCATTTTCACTTATTTCGTTTCCGGTTACCTTTCGAAAAACCTGCATACCAATGAAGCCCTGCTCAAGGAGCTGCTGAAGCAGACCCAGGAGCTCTCCATCTCCGACGGCCTGACCGGTTTGTACAACCAGATGCATTTTTTCGAGCTGATCAAAATGGAAACGAAAAAAGCGCAGCGCCACAGCCAGAGCTACGCGCTGATCATGTTCGACGTCGATTACTTCAAAAATTTCAACGACCATAACGGTCATCAGCGCGGCTCGGAGACCCTGAAGGACATCGGGGCAATCATGAAGAGCAAATTCCGCACCAGCGACCTGCTGGCCAAGTACGGCGGCGACGAGTTCGTCATCATCCTGCCCCATACCGACAAGGTCGGCGCTTACCTGGCCGCCGAGAGGCTGCGGGAAAGCGTTGAAAAGCACGTGTTCCCCGGCGCCGAATTCCAGCCGCAGAAAAAGCTCACCATCTCCCTTGGCCTGGCCGCTTTCCCGGAACATGGGCTGAACGAGGAGGAAATATTGAACCGCGCCGACAAGGCATTGTACTTCGCCAAGGAATCGGGACGCAACCGCACCGTCATTTACAATGAAAACATAGGAAAAGAACTTGAATAAGGAAACGGTTTCGCCGGCCGAAGGCGCGGTAAAGAAAAACAAGGGAACCCCCATGGAAAGAGCCAGCGGCGTGCTGCTGCATATCACCTCCCTGCACGGGAAATACGGTTGCGGCACCCTCGGCCGCGAGGCGGCCGCCTTCAGCGATTTTCTGGCGGCCAGCGGCCAGTCCTATTGGCAGGTCCTGCCATTGGCGCCGGTGTGCGCCCATTGGAATTTTTCTCCATACTCTTCACCCTCGGCCCTGGCCGGCAATGAACTGCTGATCGATCCGGAAAAAATGCACGACCGGGGCTGGCTCA is a window from the Candidatus Aminicenantes bacterium genome containing:
- a CDS encoding GGDEF domain-containing protein — protein: NFNKIFDFCRKRKYFMGMIDSRLAQPPLQGPEILALKHLFEKNHWLIRIRMFYPVFIMLFFLSYNFLAGSSLISWQNALLVFLLPVIVNLLFYLDVRQKEKSTERQVSYDQLLSSISRQLFFDLVAIALIVFFSGGLDSPIIAMFIVYIMIATFLTDYHMAFRITLTVIVLLLLITVLQKGETFFYSQQIMAMLTFDIMFIFTYFVSGYLSKNLHTNEALLKELLKQTQELSISDGLTGLYNQMHFFELIKMETKKAQRHSQSYALIMFDVDYFKNFNDHNGHQRGSETLKDIGAIMKSKFRTSDLLAKYGGDEFVIILPHTDKVGAYLAAERLRESVEKHVFPGAEFQPQKKLTISLGLAAFPEHGLNEEEILNRADKALYFAKESGRNRTVIYNENIGKELE